In Chlorocebus sabaeus isolate Y175 chromosome 11, mChlSab1.0.hap1, whole genome shotgun sequence, one DNA window encodes the following:
- the LRRC23 gene encoding leucine-rich repeat-containing protein 23 isoform X5, whose translation MRKKLQRKVAHLLQRDLTDIYLLRSYIHLRYVDVSENHLTDLSPLNYLTHLLWLKADGNRLRSAQLNELPYLQIASFAYNQITDTEGISHPRLETLNLKGNRIHMVTGLDPQKLISLHTVELRGNQLESTVGINLPKLKNLYLAQNLLKKVESLEDLSNLTTLHLRDNQIDTLSGFSREMKSLQYLNLRRSKMLAFRPDWTPRGATTFIPPRARTEDASFCPKAGNSSQPEAQDPLCAGPLGSVGCRVGCLGLSAAWSLGRGPPSGRCGWEPSPRGPRGAGRSGWRDLRRRLGCSDFQ comes from the exons atgagaaagaaactgCAACGTAAAGTAGCACACCTATTACAAAG GGACCTGACAGACATCTACTTGCTGCGCTCCTACATCCATCTGCGCTATGTGGATGTTTCTGAGAACCACCTGACAGACCTGTCGCCACTCAACTACCTCACCCACCTGCTCTGGCTCAAGGCTGATGGCAATCGGCTGCGAAGTGCCCAGCTGAATGAGCTGCCCTACCTGCAGATTGCTAGTTTTGCTTATAACCAGATTACTGACACTGAAGGCATCTCTCATCCTCGTCTTGAAACCCTGAATCTCAAAG GGAACAGAATCCACATGGTGACAGGTCTGGACCCCCAGAAGCTGATAAGCCTGCACACAGTGGAGCTTCGGGGGAATCAGCTGGAAAGCACCGTGGGGATCAATCTTCCTAAGCTGAAGAACCTCTACCTG GCCCAAAACCTGCTGAAGAAGGTGGAAAGCTTGGAGGACCTGAGCAATCTCACCACCTTGCATCTTCGAGACAACCAGATTGACACTCTGAGTGGCTTCTCCAGGGAAATGAAATCATTGCAGTACCTCAACCTGAG GAGATCAAAAATGCTGGCCTTCAGACCTGATTGGACTCCCAGGGGGGCCACCACATTCATACCCCCTAGGGCGAGGACAGAGGATGCCTCTTTTTGCCCCAAAGCTGGAAATTCATCACAACCTGAGGCCCAGGATCCTCTCTGTGCGGGTCCTCTAGGCAGTGTGGGGTGCAGAGTGGGGTGCCTAGGCCTGAGCGCTGCCTGGAGCCTAGGCCGGGGGCCGCCCTCGGGCAGGTGTGGGTGGGAGCCAAGCCCGCGTGGGCCGCGGGGTGCTGGTAGGAGTGGTTGGAGAGACTTGCGGAGGCGGCTGGGGTGTTCGGATTTCCAATAA
- the LRRC23 gene encoding leucine-rich repeat-containing protein 23 isoform X1, translating into MSDEDDLEDFEPDQDDFEKEEDEKETEEGEDYRKEGEEFPEEWLPTPLTEDMMKEGLSLLCKTGSGLAHAYVKLEVKERDLTDIYLLRSYIHLRYVDVSENHLTDLSPLNYLTHLLWLKADGNRLRSAQLNELPYLQIASFAYNQITDTEGISHPRLETLNLKGNRIHMVTGLDPQKLISLHTVELRGNQLESTVGINLPKLKNLYLAQNLLKKVESLEDLSNLTTLHLRDNQIDTLSGFSREMKSLQYLNLRRSKMLAFRPDWTPRGATTFIPPRARTEDASFCPKAGNSSQPEAQDPLCAGPLGSVGCRVGCLGLSAAWSLGRGPPSGRCGWEPSPRGPRGAGRSGWRDLRRRLGCSDFQ; encoded by the exons ATGTCAGATGAAGATGATCTAGAAGACTTTGAGCCAGACCAGGATGATTTTGAGAAAGAAGAGGACgagaaggagacagaggaggGGGAGGACTACAGAAAAGAGGGGGAAGAGTTCCCTGAGGAA TGGCTGCCCACGCCCCTCACGGAAGACATGATGAAGGAAGGGCTTTCTCTGCTCTGTAAGACAGGCAGTGGGCTGGCTCATGCTTATGTCAAGCTGGAGGTTAAAGAGAG GGACCTGACAGACATCTACTTGCTGCGCTCCTACATCCATCTGCGCTATGTGGATGTTTCTGAGAACCACCTGACAGACCTGTCGCCACTCAACTACCTCACCCACCTGCTCTGGCTCAAGGCTGATGGCAATCGGCTGCGAAGTGCCCAGCTGAATGAGCTGCCCTACCTGCAGATTGCTAGTTTTGCTTATAACCAGATTACTGACACTGAAGGCATCTCTCATCCTCGTCTTGAAACCCTGAATCTCAAAG GGAACAGAATCCACATGGTGACAGGTCTGGACCCCCAGAAGCTGATAAGCCTGCACACAGTGGAGCTTCGGGGGAATCAGCTGGAAAGCACCGTGGGGATCAATCTTCCTAAGCTGAAGAACCTCTACCTG GCCCAAAACCTGCTGAAGAAGGTGGAAAGCTTGGAGGACCTGAGCAATCTCACCACCTTGCATCTTCGAGACAACCAGATTGACACTCTGAGTGGCTTCTCCAGGGAAATGAAATCATTGCAGTACCTCAACCTGAG GAGATCAAAAATGCTGGCCTTCAGACCTGATTGGACTCCCAGGGGGGCCACCACATTCATACCCCCTAGGGCGAGGACAGAGGATGCCTCTTTTTGCCCCAAAGCTGGAAATTCATCACAACCTGAGGCCCAGGATCCTCTCTGTGCGGGTCCTCTAGGCAGTGTGGGGTGCAGAGTGGGGTGCCTAGGCCTGAGCGCTGCCTGGAGCCTAGGCCGGGGGCCGCCCTCGGGCAGGTGTGGGTGGGAGCCAAGCCCGCGTGGGCCGCGGGGTGCTGGTAGGAGTGGTTGGAGAGACTTGCGGAGGCGGCTGGGGTGTTCGGATTTCCAATAA
- the LRRC23 gene encoding leucine-rich repeat-containing protein 23 isoform X2 has product MSDEDDLEDFEPDQDDFEKEEDEKETEEGEDYRKEGEEFPEEWLPTPLTEDMMKEGLSLLCKTGSGLAHAYVKLEVKERDLTDIYLLRSYIHLRYVDVSENHLTDLSPLNYLTHLLWLKADGNRLRSAQLNELPYLQIASFAYNQITDTEGISHPRLETLNLKGNRIHMVTGLDPQKLISLHTVELRGNQLESTVGINLPKLKNLYLAQNLLKKVESLEDLSNLTTLHLRDNQIDTLSGFSREMKSLQYLNLRGNMVANLGELAKLRDLPKLRALVLLDNPCTEETNYRQEALVQMPYLERLDKEFYEEEERAEADEIRQSLKEDKEKEQEPEPKRDLEQEQSLI; this is encoded by the exons ATGTCAGATGAAGATGATCTAGAAGACTTTGAGCCAGACCAGGATGATTTTGAGAAAGAAGAGGACgagaaggagacagaggaggGGGAGGACTACAGAAAAGAGGGGGAAGAGTTCCCTGAGGAA TGGCTGCCCACGCCCCTCACGGAAGACATGATGAAGGAAGGGCTTTCTCTGCTCTGTAAGACAGGCAGTGGGCTGGCTCATGCTTATGTCAAGCTGGAGGTTAAAGAGAG GGACCTGACAGACATCTACTTGCTGCGCTCCTACATCCATCTGCGCTATGTGGATGTTTCTGAGAACCACCTGACAGACCTGTCGCCACTCAACTACCTCACCCACCTGCTCTGGCTCAAGGCTGATGGCAATCGGCTGCGAAGTGCCCAGCTGAATGAGCTGCCCTACCTGCAGATTGCTAGTTTTGCTTATAACCAGATTACTGACACTGAAGGCATCTCTCATCCTCGTCTTGAAACCCTGAATCTCAAAG GGAACAGAATCCACATGGTGACAGGTCTGGACCCCCAGAAGCTGATAAGCCTGCACACAGTGGAGCTTCGGGGGAATCAGCTGGAAAGCACCGTGGGGATCAATCTTCCTAAGCTGAAGAACCTCTACCTG GCCCAAAACCTGCTGAAGAAGGTGGAAAGCTTGGAGGACCTGAGCAATCTCACCACCTTGCATCTTCGAGACAACCAGATTGACACTCTGAGTGGCTTCTCCAGGGAAATGAAATCATTGCAGTACCTCAACCTGAG GGGCAACATGGTGGCCAACCTGGGGGAGCTGGCCAAGCTTCGAGACCTGCCCAAGCTGCGAGCCTTGGTGCTGCTCGATAACCCATGCACGGAGGAAACCAACTACCGCCAGGAGGCCCTGGTGCAGATGCCATACCTCGAACGCCTGGACAAGGAATTCTATGAGGAGGAGGAACGGGCTGAGGCTGATGAGATTCGACAGAGTCTGAAGGAAGacaaggagaaggagcaggagccTGAGCCCAAGCGTGACCTGGAACAGGAACAGTCATTGATCTAG
- the LRRC23 gene encoding leucine-rich repeat-containing protein 23 isoform X6 — MILRKKRTRRRQRRGRTTEKRGKSSLRKDLTDIYLLRSYIHLRYVDVSENHLTDLSPLNYLTHLLWLKADGNRLRSAQLNELPYLQIASFAYNQITDTEGISHPRLETLNLKGNRIHMVTGLDPQKLISLHTVELRGNQLESTVGINLPKLKNLYLAQNLLKKVESLEDLSNLTTLHLRDNQIDTLSGFSREMKSLQYLNLRGNMVANLGELAKLRDLPKLRALVLLDNPCTEETNYRQEALVQMPYLERLDKEFYEEEERAEADEIRQSLKEDKEKEQEPEPKRDLEQEQSLI; from the exons ATGATTTTGAGAAAGAAGAGGACgagaaggagacagaggaggGGGAGGACTACAGAAAAGAGGGGGAAGAGTTCCCTGAGGAA GGACCTGACAGACATCTACTTGCTGCGCTCCTACATCCATCTGCGCTATGTGGATGTTTCTGAGAACCACCTGACAGACCTGTCGCCACTCAACTACCTCACCCACCTGCTCTGGCTCAAGGCTGATGGCAATCGGCTGCGAAGTGCCCAGCTGAATGAGCTGCCCTACCTGCAGATTGCTAGTTTTGCTTATAACCAGATTACTGACACTGAAGGCATCTCTCATCCTCGTCTTGAAACCCTGAATCTCAAAG GGAACAGAATCCACATGGTGACAGGTCTGGACCCCCAGAAGCTGATAAGCCTGCACACAGTGGAGCTTCGGGGGAATCAGCTGGAAAGCACCGTGGGGATCAATCTTCCTAAGCTGAAGAACCTCTACCTG GCCCAAAACCTGCTGAAGAAGGTGGAAAGCTTGGAGGACCTGAGCAATCTCACCACCTTGCATCTTCGAGACAACCAGATTGACACTCTGAGTGGCTTCTCCAGGGAAATGAAATCATTGCAGTACCTCAACCTGAG GGGCAACATGGTGGCCAACCTGGGGGAGCTGGCCAAGCTTCGAGACCTGCCCAAGCTGCGAGCCTTGGTGCTGCTCGATAACCCATGCACGGAGGAAACCAACTACCGCCAGGAGGCCCTGGTGCAGATGCCATACCTCGAACGCCTGGACAAGGAATTCTATGAGGAGGAGGAACGGGCTGAGGCTGATGAGATTCGACAGAGTCTGAAGGAAGacaaggagaaggagcaggagccTGAGCCCAAGCGTGACCTGGAACAGGAACAGTCATTGATCTAG
- the LRRC23 gene encoding leucine-rich repeat-containing protein 23 isoform X4 — translation MILRKKRTRRRQRRGRTTEKRGKSSLRKDLTDIYLLRSYIHLRYVDVSENHLTDLSPLNYLTHLLWLKADGNRLRSAQLNELPYLQIASFAYNQITDTEGISHPRLETLNLKGNRIHMVTGLDPQKLISLHTVELRGNQLESTVGINLPKLKNLYLAQNLLKKVESLEDLSNLTTLHLRDNQIDTLSGFSREMKSLQYLNLRRSKMLAFRPDWTPRGATTFIPPRARTEDASFCPKAGNSSQPEAQDPLCAGPLGSVGCRVGCLGLSAAWSLGRGPPSGRCGWEPSPRGPRGAGRSGWRDLRRRLGCSDFQ, via the exons ATGATTTTGAGAAAGAAGAGGACgagaaggagacagaggaggGGGAGGACTACAGAAAAGAGGGGGAAGAGTTCCCTGAGGAA GGACCTGACAGACATCTACTTGCTGCGCTCCTACATCCATCTGCGCTATGTGGATGTTTCTGAGAACCACCTGACAGACCTGTCGCCACTCAACTACCTCACCCACCTGCTCTGGCTCAAGGCTGATGGCAATCGGCTGCGAAGTGCCCAGCTGAATGAGCTGCCCTACCTGCAGATTGCTAGTTTTGCTTATAACCAGATTACTGACACTGAAGGCATCTCTCATCCTCGTCTTGAAACCCTGAATCTCAAAG GGAACAGAATCCACATGGTGACAGGTCTGGACCCCCAGAAGCTGATAAGCCTGCACACAGTGGAGCTTCGGGGGAATCAGCTGGAAAGCACCGTGGGGATCAATCTTCCTAAGCTGAAGAACCTCTACCTG GCCCAAAACCTGCTGAAGAAGGTGGAAAGCTTGGAGGACCTGAGCAATCTCACCACCTTGCATCTTCGAGACAACCAGATTGACACTCTGAGTGGCTTCTCCAGGGAAATGAAATCATTGCAGTACCTCAACCTGAG GAGATCAAAAATGCTGGCCTTCAGACCTGATTGGACTCCCAGGGGGGCCACCACATTCATACCCCCTAGGGCGAGGACAGAGGATGCCTCTTTTTGCCCCAAAGCTGGAAATTCATCACAACCTGAGGCCCAGGATCCTCTCTGTGCGGGTCCTCTAGGCAGTGTGGGGTGCAGAGTGGGGTGCCTAGGCCTGAGCGCTGCCTGGAGCCTAGGCCGGGGGCCGCCCTCGGGCAGGTGTGGGTGGGAGCCAAGCCCGCGTGGGCCGCGGGGTGCTGGTAGGAGTGGTTGGAGAGACTTGCGGAGGCGGCTGGGGTGTTCGGATTTCCAATAA
- the LRRC23 gene encoding leucine-rich repeat-containing protein 23 isoform X3 produces MMKEGLSLLCKTGSGLAHAYVKLEVKERDLTDIYLLRSYIHLRYVDVSENHLTDLSPLNYLTHLLWLKADGNRLRSAQLNELPYLQIASFAYNQITDTEGISHPRLETLNLKGNRIHMVTGLDPQKLISLHTVELRGNQLESTVGINLPKLKNLYLAQNLLKKVESLEDLSNLTTLHLRDNQIDTLSGFSREMKSLQYLNLRRSKMLAFRPDWTPRGATTFIPPRARTEDASFCPKAGNSSQPEAQDPLCAGPLGSVGCRVGCLGLSAAWSLGRGPPSGRCGWEPSPRGPRGAGRSGWRDLRRRLGCSDFQ; encoded by the exons ATGATGAAGGAAGGGCTTTCTCTGCTCTGTAAGACAGGCAGTGGGCTGGCTCATGCTTATGTCAAGCTGGAGGTTAAAGAGAG GGACCTGACAGACATCTACTTGCTGCGCTCCTACATCCATCTGCGCTATGTGGATGTTTCTGAGAACCACCTGACAGACCTGTCGCCACTCAACTACCTCACCCACCTGCTCTGGCTCAAGGCTGATGGCAATCGGCTGCGAAGTGCCCAGCTGAATGAGCTGCCCTACCTGCAGATTGCTAGTTTTGCTTATAACCAGATTACTGACACTGAAGGCATCTCTCATCCTCGTCTTGAAACCCTGAATCTCAAAG GGAACAGAATCCACATGGTGACAGGTCTGGACCCCCAGAAGCTGATAAGCCTGCACACAGTGGAGCTTCGGGGGAATCAGCTGGAAAGCACCGTGGGGATCAATCTTCCTAAGCTGAAGAACCTCTACCTG GCCCAAAACCTGCTGAAGAAGGTGGAAAGCTTGGAGGACCTGAGCAATCTCACCACCTTGCATCTTCGAGACAACCAGATTGACACTCTGAGTGGCTTCTCCAGGGAAATGAAATCATTGCAGTACCTCAACCTGAG GAGATCAAAAATGCTGGCCTTCAGACCTGATTGGACTCCCAGGGGGGCCACCACATTCATACCCCCTAGGGCGAGGACAGAGGATGCCTCTTTTTGCCCCAAAGCTGGAAATTCATCACAACCTGAGGCCCAGGATCCTCTCTGTGCGGGTCCTCTAGGCAGTGTGGGGTGCAGAGTGGGGTGCCTAGGCCTGAGCGCTGCCTGGAGCCTAGGCCGGGGGCCGCCCTCGGGCAGGTGTGGGTGGGAGCCAAGCCCGCGTGGGCCGCGGGGTGCTGGTAGGAGTGGTTGGAGAGACTTGCGGAGGCGGCTGGGGTGTTCGGATTTCCAATAA